Part of the Bacillus sp. THAF10 genome is shown below.
TGGTAATTACGGGCTTTTTCCATCGCTACTCCAAAATAGGAGCAAAGAATATCTAAAATCATTAGCTGTGATTTTTCGTAGATTCGCTTGGAAGAGCTTGCCAACAACACAAGTCCTTCCACTTTATGATTTCGAATCACTGGCACACACATCACACTTTGGATGCTGGATGGGAGATGATTCTTTCCAATATGCAGCCACTCTTTCTTCTTCTCATAGCAAACACTTTTTCCGCGCTTCAACACATAAGAGAGTAATTCTTCCTTATCCGTTTGAAGAATGGTATCCACTTTAATAAGGTTTTCATTGTCCATTACTCGCAGGATTTTCATCGTGTTGTTCTCATTCACATCTATGATAGCCGCATAATCCACATTAAATAATGTGGACACTTTTTCAATAAAAACATCTAATACGCCTATAGTGTCTAGGCGTTCTGTTAACTGATGGCCAACATCTGCTGCTTGCTGGAGTCGTCCATTCACTTTTTGGCTTGTATGGTAAAGCTGGAGAATTAATGTCAAAATGACAAATGGCAGACCAACATATAAGAGCGCAACCACTCCAACTTGTTCGTAAAGAGTATAGAGAATTAACCCTACAGGCAGAACCATAATGCTTGTTGTTAAGTCCCATTTTGTGTCTGCTGTAATAAATTTACTTTTTCTTCGATAAATCGAAACTTGAATAAAATATAAGCCTACCTGATTGAGCGTAAGATATATAATTTCATGTGCTAGAATCGGGATTAAAACGACGATATTCCAGAGCCTTGTATCCCCAACTTCCCCACCTAGTGCGTAAAAAGTAAATCCTGCAACTAGGGAGATACCCGAAAACATCAGCATATTAATCGGGATTTTTAATCTTGTGTCTTTGTTGATTCGAATATAGAGCATAAGGGCAACAACAGAAATGAGCGTTATAACCATCTCTGCAAAGAGGCCGAATGACAAAAGCACTGCCAAAGAAACCCCTTGTGTTAAAAAGAGATGTACCTCTCCAACAACAATAGGGATAAAAGATAAAATGATAGCTAGTGCAGTAAAGCCTACTAGGTGCCAGATTGGCAGTTCATTTACGTTAACAGGAGAAAGCTGATAACCTAGCCATAAAAAAGCGGGAACTAGTATGAAAAAGCATGTCCATATAACCATTTCCTTCTGGCGACTTACTTCTTGAACTACCAAACTAACCCCTCCCTTCTCTATCCTTTTTTCACGTTCTTTCATAATAATTAAATATTATCAAATTTTCTAACATTTGTCACAAGAAAAATAGGATAATTATCCCTTATTTTGTTTTTTTGTCGAATAAGAGATAAGTCCTAGTTTCTTGAAGGAAATACAAAGAGCCTGTAATCACTAAAACAGCGTCCTTTTTGAGCTTGGAGATTCCCTCCTCCAATGCCAATTTCCAATTTTCTTCATAAGCCTTTTTAGGGTGCTCACTCAGCATGAAAAGCTCTTCCGCTTTTGCTGCCCGCGGAAATGCAAAAGAAGTAAAAGTAATTTGTGTAGCTACCCTGTCCAACCTTTCAATCATTTTCTCTAAAGGCTTATCCTTTAAAGCACCAAAAATGATATGCACTTCCTTATCAGCAAATGTATTCTGTATGGAAGAGACAAGTGCAGCCACAGCTTCCTCATTATGGGCCCCGTCCAACACAATCGGGCCTTGTTTCTGTAGGATTTCGAACCTTCCTGGATGGGTCGCATTTAGCAACCCTCTCTTCACCTTTTTCTCATCCCTTTGAACAAACCCATTTTCTACTAAAAGGTCAAATCCTTTCACTGCAAGACCTGCATTCATTCGCTGGTGGGAACCTTGAATGGATAGCTCCTCTTCTGTTATGTCGAAGGAACGCTCATGGAAAAAGAAACAGGGTGCTTGCTTTACCTCTGCTTCTTCCCTTATGACATCCTTTGCCTCTTGTTGAGTTACCCCTGTCACTACAGGAATACCTTGTTTAATAATTCCTGCCTTTTGATATGCAATTTTTTGTACGGAGTCTCCTAAGAAACCAACATGGTCCAGGCCAACATTTGTAATAATGGAGAGAATGGGAGTAAGCACATTCGTAGAATCCTCTCTTCCACCAAGACCAACCTCCATTATGGCAAAATCAACTCGTTTCATTTCTGCAAAATAATAAAATGCCATCGCTGTTTGCAGTTCAAATTCGGTTAGATGCGCATCCTCAAGGCCTTTTTGATTAAATTCCTCGATGATTTTCAACATCTCTTCATCCGATATATCTTCTCTATTAATGGAAATCTGATCATTTAAGGTCTGATATGCTGGCGAATGAAATACGCCAACCTGATACCCATGCTCAAGAAAAATGCTTTCTAAAAAGCGCAGAGTGGAACCTTTCCCATTCGTGCCACCGATATGTATGATTTTCAGCTTGTCTTGAGGATTCCCAAGCCTCTTAAGAAAGTTCTGCAGTCGCTCTAGACCAAGGTTTATTTCATTTTTTATCATAAACGATTTTCGTTGTTGCACTTCCTGCCAGCTTTTAAACATAATCGCTCTCCTTGGTATAGGTTATTTCTATTATTTACGTTAAAATAATGGTGTTATCATTATCGATGATTTATTTGCAAAAACGCAACCCTTTCATTATCTCACATACGTACGGAGGAACATATGATTTCTTACCATTCTTGGATTATTTATAACGGCAATCTCCCACAAGAAAAATTTATCGAATTGGCAAGCTGGATGGAAAAAGTTGCTCATCAACATCAAGTGACCACTCAGCTGATGAAAAATAACAGCCTGCTTCCAACGGTGGTCAATGGCAGGCTAGCCCTAGAAGGACAGGACATGCTGCCTGATTTTGTGATTTTTTTAGACAAGGACATCCTGCTAGCAAAACACTTAGAAATGATGGGTATTCCTGTTTACAATAGCGCAAGTGCCATTGAAATTTGCGATAACAAATCGCTCACCTTTCAAAGATTAGCTGCTCACGGTATTCCGATGCCAAAAACGATTCTAGCACCTTTTGTCTTTTTCGAACATCAAGATATGACTCCATTTGAAAGAGCAGCAGATTCTCTCGGCTTTCCGCTAGTTGTCAAGGAAGCTTACGGTTCTTTTGGCATGCAGGTTTATTTGGTACATACAACGGAAGAGCTTTTTGCCCTCGTAAGGGAAATCGGTAATCGGCCATTTTTATTGCAGGAATTTATCG
Proteins encoded:
- a CDS encoding sensor domain-containing diguanylate cyclase; the encoded protein is MVVQEVSRQKEMVIWTCFFILVPAFLWLGYQLSPVNVNELPIWHLVGFTALAIILSFIPIVVGEVHLFLTQGVSLAVLLSFGLFAEMVITLISVVALMLYIRINKDTRLKIPINMLMFSGISLVAGFTFYALGGEVGDTRLWNIVVLIPILAHEIIYLTLNQVGLYFIQVSIYRRKSKFITADTKWDLTTSIMVLPVGLILYTLYEQVGVVALLYVGLPFVILTLILQLYHTSQKVNGRLQQAADVGHQLTERLDTIGVLDVFIEKVSTLFNVDYAAIIDVNENNTMKILRVMDNENLIKVDTILQTDKEELLSYVLKRGKSVCYEKKKEWLHIGKNHLPSSIQSVMCVPVIRNHKVEGLVLLASSSKRIYEKSQLMILDILCSYFGVAMEKARNYQETKNKSERCALTKLYNYRFFEGLLDQEFEKLTKGNSSSLSLIMLDLDHFKKINDVYGHQSGNEILMQVAERLTTLVGNKGTVARYGGEEFVILLPNIDRGACFDLAEKIRVHLATRSFPLKQHIRETQGVQLVKVTASIGFATAPNDAEDTLDLIRHADRAMYVGAKQAGRNKVAEYKKTS
- a CDS encoding folylpolyglutamate synthase/dihydrofolate synthase family protein; its protein translation is MFKSWQEVQQRKSFMIKNEINLGLERLQNFLKRLGNPQDKLKIIHIGGTNGKGSTLRFLESIFLEHGYQVGVFHSPAYQTLNDQISINREDISDEEMLKIIEEFNQKGLEDAHLTEFELQTAMAFYYFAEMKRVDFAIMEVGLGGREDSTNVLTPILSIITNVGLDHVGFLGDSVQKIAYQKAGIIKQGIPVVTGVTQQEAKDVIREEAEVKQAPCFFFHERSFDITEEELSIQGSHQRMNAGLAVKGFDLLVENGFVQRDEKKVKRGLLNATHPGRFEILQKQGPIVLDGAHNEEAVAALVSSIQNTFADKEVHIIFGALKDKPLEKMIERLDRVATQITFTSFAFPRAAKAEELFMLSEHPKKAYEENWKLALEEGISKLKKDAVLVITGSLYFLQETRTYLLFDKKTK
- a CDS encoding RimK family alpha-L-glutamate ligase — its product is MISYHSWIIYNGNLPQEKFIELASWMEKVAHQHQVTTQLMKNNSLLPTVVNGRLALEGQDMLPDFVIFLDKDILLAKHLEMMGIPVYNSASAIEICDNKSLTFQRLAAHGIPMPKTILAPFVFFEHQDMTPFERAADSLGFPLVVKEAYGSFGMQVYLVHTTEELFALVREIGNRPFLLQEFIASSKGRDVRLNVVGDKVVASMLRVSDTDFRANVSNGGKMMTYEPTQAEMNLAVRCSQLVGADFSGVDILFASDGSPLVCEINSNAHIKNIFDCTGINVAEYIVPHILEKFKGQIAP